The DNA region AAATTGTATCCTTACTTGGAGGCCGTGCGGCTGAAAAATTAGTGTTAGATGACATAACAACCGGAGCCTCAAATGATATTGAACGGGCAAGTGCCATTGCAAGAAATATGGTGGTTAAATACGGTATGTCAGATGTCATTGGACCGATACAGTTTGGTTCCGATAATGAAGAAGTCTTCATTGGTCGTGATTGGGGTCATACCCGTAACTACGGTGAGAATATTGCCGGACTTATCGATAGTGAAATCAAACGTATGGTTGACTCTGGGTATGAAGAGGCAAAATCAATACTTGAGAATCATATAGACATACTTCATAAGACAGCAGATTTGTTAATAGAGAAAGAAAAAATTACAGGTGCCCAGTTTAGAGCTCTTTTTGAAGCAAAAAAAGAGGGTATTTTGGATGAAGTTGAATTAGATGAAGCCTCTGTAGAACGTTTACTTTTTGGTAAAAGTGAAGAAGAAAAAGAAGTAGAGACAGAAGCATAATAGCTAGAGCTAGAACATTATTATTGTTTTAGCTCTTTTTATTTTCTGTTGTTTTGTATCGTACCCACTGTAGTATTCACATATTGTCCCTGAGTTTTCATAGGACCTACAAATATATAAGTACATAGAACTATAAATATTAAAAAAAGTATTGACAATGGAAAATTCTTTTGTTAGAATAATTGATTACGCAATTGACTTTTTAGTGTATATATGCTATAATCTAGTAACTTAGGGGATATAGAGAGATAACATCATGAACCCAATACGTTGTAAAGATGAGGTGTATGAATGATCGCAAAAGAGGACTTATTTGCAGTTAGAGAACAGGTTAAAGCTCATGTCGGCAGCAAGGTTCTAATTCGGGCCAACAAAGGACGGAAGAGAATTGTGGTAAAGGAAGGTGTGTTGGAAAACACATATCCTAGTATCTTCGTAGTTAAGGTAAAGAATTTAGAGCAAAATTCATTTAGGAGTGTTTCCTATAGTTATACAGATTTATTAACACATAATGTAGAATTATCCATTTGTGGCGAATAGTAAAAAAACATCAAGGATTAATCCTTGATGTTTTTTTACTATTCAACTAT from Petrocella atlantisensis includes:
- a CDS encoding Veg family protein produces the protein MIAKEDLFAVREQVKAHVGSKVLIRANKGRKRIVVKEGVLENTYPSIFVVKVKNLEQNSFRSVSYSYTDLLTHNVELSICGE